The following are from one region of the Mustela lutreola isolate mMusLut2 chromosome 7, mMusLut2.pri, whole genome shotgun sequence genome:
- the LOC131837294 gene encoding disintegrin and metalloproteinase domain-containing protein 21-like, whose amino-acid sequence QISLSSGLRLAEGQVIIRMLFLLLAVWAGLAPVQCSQGRPSWRYISSEVVIPRKELYHGKGVQIPGWLSYSLHFGGKRHVIHMRRKKLFLSRHLLMMTQDDQGALQMDYPFIPPDCYYLGYLEEIPLSMVTVDTCYGGLEGILKLDDLAYEIKPLSNSQRFEHIVSQIVADINATGSTYKLGYREDRDPLFFQANASVVPRISSKMYSSHHGNMKALALSSNSMYTVFNNVSKCAQFLIRVFSLIDTFFQAIDINYYIGFMIIYDQEDPTYLEYYHEVHSPYVRYYQSFIYTVLEPHSSIILIKEGPEDHNYEPQLYGICHKQNLIMLGYLGRQYLLLSITAAQKVGKNFGLFYDGKFCFCQRRSMCIMHRPLSLTDSFSNCSYMHVQHIVGRGKGECLFSTKMVYLNKSLTHDRCGNYILDQGEECDCGSFKQCYNNFCCTNDCTFTIDSKCNTGRCCTNCTYSPPGTLCRPIQNICDLPEYCQGESLACPGDFYMQDGTPCTEEGYCYHGNCTDRTVHCQEIFGKNAVNGADACYTINRRGNRYGHCRRIEGRMKADFCAIEDIYCGRLQCGNVTHLPRLQEHVGFHQSLISGFWCFGLDSHRSTGANDAGHVRPGTPCAPGRFCNNTYCNGSVAHLNYDCLPEKCGHRGICNNNRNCHCHIGWGPPWCIDRGAGGSIDSGPPPSRVRLVLQSHESLIYLRVVFARIYALITALLFGFTTNLRTNKTVTVKEEEVGEAHHEIRLQSPEQQKPVHRRMAETTVGGGKADIHISRSLEETQASQRTSQWSLPTSVGTLRTSQGSQRTSQGSQHTAQVSQRTSQVSRLTKQSSRRTSLGSRHTAPVSHTSSVIGH is encoded by the coding sequence CAGATATCTCTGAGCAGTGGCCTGAGGCTGGCAGAGGGCCAGGTCATCATAAGGATGCTCTTCTTGCTGCTTGCCGtctgggcagggctggctcctgTCCAATGTTCTCAAGGCCGTCCGTCATGGCGCTACATATCCTCTGAAGTAGTCATTCCCAGGAAGGAGCTGTACCATGGCAAAGGTGTTCAGATACCAGGCTGGCTATCCTACAGCCTACATTTTGGGGGCAAGAGGCACGTTATCCACATGCGGCGCAAGAAACTGTTTTTGTCCAGACATCTGCTGATGATGACTCAGGACGACCAAGGAGCCTTGCAGATGGACTACCCCTTCATCCCTCCAGACTGTTACTACCTCGGCTACCTGGAAGAGATTCCTCTTTCCATGGTCACTGTGGACACATGTTATGGGGGTCTTGAAGGTATCTTGAAGTTGGATGACCTTGCTTATGAAATCAAACCCCTCAGCAATTCCCAAAGGTTTGAGCACATTGTTTCTCAGATAGTGGCAGACATAAATGCGACAGGATCTACCTATAAACTGGGATATCGGGAGGACAGAGATCCCCTATTCTTTCAAGCAAATGCCAGTGTTGTCCCCAGGATCTCTAGTAAGATGTATTCATCCCATCATGGAAATATGAAAGCACTTGCCCTAAGTTCCAACTCAATGTATACTGTGTTTAACAATGTGTCAAAATGTGCCCAATTCTTGATAAGGGTATTTAGTTTAATTGACACATTCTTTCAAGCTATTGATATCAATTACTATATTGGATTCATGATCATTTATGATCAGGAAGATCCAACTTACTTGGAGTATTATCATGAGGTACATAGCCCATATGTTCGATATTATCAGTCTTTTATATATACCGTTCTTGAACCACATTCATccataattttaattaaagaagGGCCAGAGGATCATAATTATGAACCCCAGTTATATGGTATTTGCCATAAACAAAACCTCATCATGCTTGGTTACCTAGGCAGACAGTATCTATTGTTATCTATCACAGCAGCACAAAAGGTGGGAAAAAATTTTGGTTTATTCTATGAtgggaaattttgtttttgtcagaGAAGGTCCATGTGTATTATGCACAGACCACTGTCTCTGACAGATTCCTTCAGTAACTGTTCCTATATGCATGTACAGCACATAGTGGGTCGTGGGAAAGGTGAGTGCCTATTTAGCACCAAAAtggtatatttaaataaaagcctGACCCACGATCGTTGTGGAAACTACATACTGGATCAAGGTGAGGAGTGTGACTGTGGCTCCTTCAAACAGTGTTACAACAACTTCTGCTGTACAAATGATTGTACCTTCACAATAGACAGCAAATGTAATACAGGCCGATGCTGTACAAACTGCACCTATTCCCCTCCTGGGACACTCTGCAGACCAATCCAAAATATATGTGATCTTCCCGAGTACTGCCAAGGGGAGTCCTTGGCATGCCCTGGTGATTTCTATATGCAAGATGGAACCCCATGCACAGAAGAGGGTTATTGTTATCATGGAAATTGCACTGACCGCACTGTGCACTGCCAAGAAATCTTTGGCAAAAATGCTGTGAACGGTGCAGATGCCTGCTATACCATAAATAGAAGAGGCAATAGATACGGACACTGCAGAAGAATTGAAGGGAGAATGAAAGCTGACTTCTGTGCCATCGAAGACATTTATTGTGGAAGGCTGCAATGTGGTAATGTCACACACCTCCCCCGCTTGCAAGAACACGTGGGATTCCATCAGTCTCTAATCTCAGGATTCTGGTGTTTTGGGCTGGACTCACATCGCTCCACAGGAGCAAATGATGCTGGTCACGTGAGACCTGGTACCCCCTGTGCTCCAGGAAGGTTCTGTAACAACACTTACTGTAATGGCAGTGTGGCCCATCTGAATTATGACTGTTTACCTGAGAAATGCGGCCACAGGGGGATTTGCAACAATAACAGAAACTGTCATTGCCACATAGGCTGGGGTCCTCCATGGTGCATTGATAGGGGTGCTGGTGGGAGCATAGACAGTGGACCCCCTCCAAGTAGAGTGCGGTTAGTCTTGCAGAGTCATGAATCCCTGATATATCTGAGAGTGGTCTTTGCTCGAATTTATGCCTTAATAACTGCACTCCTCTTTGGATTCACCACAAATTTAAGAACTAACAAGACAGTTACAGTTAAGGAAGAGGAAGTTGGTGAAGCTCATCATGAAATCAGACTGCAGAGCCCTGAACAACAAAAGCCAGTCCACAGGAGAATGGCTGAAACTACAGTAGGAGGAGGCAAAGCTGACATCCATATTTCCAGGAGTCTGGAGGAGACACAGGCATCTCAGCGTACATCGCAGTGGTCCCTGCCCACATCCGTGGGGACTCTGCGTACATCCCAGGGGTCCCAGCGTACATCCCAGGGGTCCCAGCATACAGCTCAAGTGTCTCAGCGCACATCACAGGTGTCGAGGCTCACAAAACAGAGTTCCAGGCGCACATCACTGGGCTCTCGGCACACAGCACCAGTCTCTCACACCAGTTCTGTGATAGGTCACTGA